Proteins encoded by one window of Candidatus Zixiibacteriota bacterium:
- a CDS encoding dockerin type I repeat-containing protein, which translates to GNITIQSEDYSTIHFIESSPDYYYQSRYNIDTRVDYIHLFDGNGLYSDLIGGHSQAAGYPALVWDSLATVDHSYPWSQVSGIPCPSYFNLIPDIAGLEVLYTYDSRTDNIETEGMPIAWKSLGDDYQYFFFGMPLSFFDRATAATVIQTAVSELLTAEIVGSTSILPEKINSDDYADITTALLGDLAPGKSVEDIDMSTVTVNGGIIPLSTSILMEHPDYLGSVLQSDISTGDFLLSYGRSSDSSNFGYIVSWQFAGESDIQTVYGTVTIVGQPYVSGDANGDGGVDVGDAVFIIDHVFKGGPAPEPLIAGDTNCDGRTNVGDAVYIVNYVFKGGPAPYAGCE; encoded by the coding sequence GGCAACATAACTATTCAATCCGAGGATTACAGCACAATACATTTTATTGAGAGTTCCCCTGACTATTACTATCAATCGCGGTATAATATAGATACGAGGGTTGATTATATCCACCTGTTTGACGGCAACGGACTCTATTCCGATTTGATAGGGGGCCATAGCCAGGCGGCTGGTTATCCGGCTCTGGTTTGGGATTCCCTGGCGACGGTTGATCATTCTTATCCATGGAGCCAGGTTTCGGGTATTCCCTGTCCTTCCTATTTTAATCTGATACCGGATATCGCTGGTTTAGAAGTATTGTATACTTATGATTCACGAACGGATAATATTGAAACCGAAGGAATGCCTATAGCTTGGAAATCTCTCGGTGATGATTATCAGTATTTCTTCTTTGGCATGCCGCTATCGTTTTTTGACCGGGCCACCGCAGCGACTGTTATACAGACGGCCGTATCGGAATTGTTAACGGCTGAGATTGTGGGTTCTACTTCAATCTTACCGGAGAAGATAAATTCAGATGATTACGCTGATATAACGACGGCTCTATTGGGTGATTTAGCTCCGGGAAAGAGTGTCGAGGATATTGATATGAGTACGGTAACAGTTAACGGTGGTATTATTCCCTTATCAACGAGCATATTGATGGAACATCCCGATTATTTAGGAAGTGTTTTGCAATCGGATATTTCAACCGGGGATTTTCTATTATCATACGGTCGCAGCAGTGACAGCAGCAATTTTGGTTATATAGTTTCATGGCAGTTTGCCGGTGAATCAGATATTCAGACAGTCTACGGGACGGTCACGATAGTCGGTCAGCCTTATGTGAGTGGTGATGCAAATGGTGACGGTGGAGTCGATGTTGGCGATGCCGTCTTTATAATAGATCATGTCTTCAAGGGAGGTCCTGCGCCCGAACCTCTAATTGCCGGTGACACAAACTGTGATGGCCGGACTAATGTCGGCGACGCTGTATACATTGTTAACTATGTATTCAAAGGAGGGCCGGCACCGTATGCGGGGTGTGAGTAA